One window from the genome of Malus domestica chromosome 01, GDT2T_hap1 encodes:
- the LOC103433047 gene encoding probable mitochondrial adenine nucleotide transporter BTL3 yields the protein MLPPDHSSFNLLTRFINSYPSDPDPISLGGLFLHPSNTIPPSFLSLISHRTRLRSGSGSACCLRRHCHKTLRFEGLRGRGGGGGLFLSVSLSIRGSEGDGGEERYVRESGQVLGQNGDKSFSSSEEEAAIVAVFEGEGETARKGSGAMNTTKHLWSGAVAAMVSRTFVAPLERLKLEYIVRGEQKNLFELIRTIAASQGLKGFWKGNFVNILRTAPFKAINFYAYDTYRNHLMKLSRNEESTNYERFLAGAAAGITATLLCLPMDTIRTKMVAPGGEALGGVIGAFRHMIQTEGFFSLYKGLLPSIVSMAPSGAVFYGVYDILKSAYLHSPEGRKRIQHMKQEGDKLNAMEQLELDPVRTLLYGAIAGACSEAATYPFEVVRRHLQMQVRATKLSAFATCVKIVEQGGVPALYAGLTPSLLQVLPSAAISYLVYEFMKIFLRVELT from the exons ATGCTCCCACCCGACCACTCCAGCTTCAACCTCCTCACCCGTTTCATCAATTCCTACCCGTCCGATCCCGATCCGATCTCCCTCGGAGGACTGTTCCTGCACCCCAGCAACACCATCCCTCCGTCCTTCCTTTCTTTGATTTCTCACCGTACCCGTTTGCGTTCCGGTTCGGGTTCGGCCTGTTGTTTAAGGCGCCACTGCCACAAGACACTGCGTTTTGAAGGTTTAAGAGGAAGAGGTGGTGGCGGCGGGTTGTTTTTGTCTGTAAGCTTGTCGATAAGGGGGAGTGAAGGGGATGGTGGTGAGGAAAGGTATGTTCGGGAATCAGGACAAGTCCTGGGGCAAAATGGGGATAAAAGCTTTTCGTCCTCGGAGGAGGAGGCCGCCATTGTGGCGGTGTTCGAGGGTGAGGGTGAGACTGCACGGAAGGGATCGGGTGCTATGAACACCACCAAGCATCTTTGGTCTGGAGCTGTTGCTGCTATGGTTTCAAG gACGTTTGTTGCTCCTCTTGAGAGGCTAAAGCTGGAATATATAGTTCGAGGTGAACAGAAGAACCTTTTTGAGCTCATCAGGACGATTGCAGCTTCTCAAGGGCTGAAGGGATTTTGGAAAGGAAATTTTGTCAATATTCTTCGCACGGCACCCTTTAAGGCTATCAATTTCTACGCTTACGATACTTACAGAAATCATCTGATGAAATTGTCTCGGAATGAGGAGTCCACAAATTACGAGAGGTTTCTTGCTGGTGCTGCGGCTGGAATTACAGCCACTTTGCTCTGCTTACCTATGGACACG ATCAGGACAAAGATGGTAGCACCTGGTGGAGAAGCCTTGGGTGGTGTAATTGGTGCTTTCCGCCACATGATCCAAACTGAAGGGTTCTTTTCGCTTTACAAGGGTTTACTACCCTCGATTGTGAGCATGGCACCTTCAGGTGCAGTTTTCTACGGTGTTTATGATATACTGAAATCAGCTTATCTGCATTCACCTGAAGGGAGGAAAAGGATCCAACACATGAAACAAGAAGGTGATAAACTGAATGCTATGGAACAACTGGAGTTGGATCCCGTTCGAACATTACTATATGGGGCAATTGCCGGTGCTTGTTCTGAAGCTGCTACATATCCATTTGAAGTTGTGAGGAGACACCTTCAAATGCAAGTTCGGGCAACTAAGTTAAGTGCTTTTGCAACTTGTGTGAAAATTGTTGAGCAAGGAGGTGTACCTGCTCTTTATGCAGGATTAACACCAAGCCTATTGCAG GTTTTACCGTCAGCTGCTATAAGTTATCTTGTATACGAGTTCATGAAGATTTTTCTCAGAGTAGAGTTGACGTAA